In Synergistaceae bacterium, the following proteins share a genomic window:
- a CDS encoding MmgE/PrpD family protein, producing TTSITHKYSVGADAITSVVAAQLSHPYVCSVALLEGNAFIDQFTEEKIKDPRILEFAKKVEVVADDEIDNLPRHLRYTVKVDVHVKDGRVFNLKETYPKGHPKNPFTHDELLWKFNSLAEKAIPDKGRRERITDSVLNLERLDNVKELTTLMATGN from the coding sequence CACCACGTCCATCACCCATAAGTACTCCGTGGGGGCGGACGCGATCACCAGCGTGGTGGCGGCGCAGCTGAGCCATCCCTACGTCTGTTCGGTCGCCCTGCTCGAGGGCAACGCTTTCATCGACCAGTTCACGGAGGAGAAGATAAAGGACCCGAGGATCCTGGAGTTCGCCAAAAAGGTGGAGGTAGTCGCCGATGACGAGATAGACAATCTCCCGAGGCACCTTCGATACACGGTGAAGGTGGACGTCCACGTCAAGGACGGGCGGGTTTTCAATCTCAAGGAGACCTACCCCAAGGGACACCCGAAGAACCCCTTCACTCACGACGAGCTGCTCTGGAAGTTCAACTCCCTTGCGGAAAAGGCCATTCCCGACAAGGGACGGCGCGAGAGAATCACAGACTCCGTGCTGAACTTGGAGAGGCTGGACAACGTAAAAGAGCTCACGACCCTCATGGCAACGGGTAATTGA